CCTAAAATGGTGATAGCTGAACTGAGCGAAGACGGGCGCTACGGCAAATTTTTCTGGGAACCGTTGGAGCGCGGGTACGGAATCACTCTCGGCAACAGCCTCAGGCGCGTGCTTTTGTCGTCCCTGCCGGGCACGGCGGTAACGGCGGTAAAAATCGACGGCGTGCTGCATGAATTTTCCACCATACCGGGAGTAAAAGAAGACGTTACAGATATCATCCTTAACATAAAAGAACTCTGTTTCAAAAACTATGCCAACGAACCGAAAACTCTCCGCATAGAAGCCGACGGCGAGCAGGTTGTAACTGCCGCCGCCATAAAGGGCGACAGCGACATAGAAATATTGAACCCCAGCCATGTGATCGCCACCTTGGACAAAGGCGCGCGCCTTGGCATGGAAATTTTCGTCGACAACGGCGCCGGCTACGTCCCGGCGGAAAAAAACAAACAGCCGGACCAGGCGATCGGCGTCATACCGGTTGACAGCATTTACTCGCCGATCGTGCGCGTAAAATTCGGCGTAACCGACACCCGCGTCGGCAATGTTACCAACTACGACAAACTGACGCTGGAAGTTTGGACGGACGGCAGCGTCGACCCCGGCGAAGCCGTCAGCAAAGCGGCGACCATACTGATCGGCTATCTGCAGCTCTTCCAGAACTTGGTAGTCTTGCCGGAGGCGCCCGGCCCGGACGTCGGCGACGTCGCCGAGGATGTCGGCGGGGACGGGTCCATGAACATGACCATTGACGACTTGGACCTGT
This is a stretch of genomic DNA from Acidaminococcales bacterium. It encodes these proteins:
- a CDS encoding DNA-directed RNA polymerase subunit alpha, whose product is MIEIEKPKMVIAELSEDGRYGKFFWEPLERGYGITLGNSLRRVLLSSLPGTAVTAVKIDGVLHEFSTIPGVKEDVTDIILNIKELCFKNYANEPKTLRIEADGEQVVTAAAIKGDSDIEILNPSHVIATLDKGARLGMEIFVDNGAGYVPAEKNKQPDQAIGVIPVDSIYSPIVRVKFGVTDTRVGNVTNYDKLTLEVWTDGSVDPGEAVSKAATILIGYLQLFQNLVVLPEAPGPDVGDVAEDVGGDGSMNMTIDDLDLSVRSHNCLKRAGINTVKDLAQKTEADMMKVRNLGRKSLEEVKKRLADLGLALKKESIYD